Genomic DNA from Vibrio vulnificus CMCP6:
ACCCAGCGCGGTCATTCGCGCTTTCCCCCATACCGATGATACCGCCAGAGCAGATCTTCATGCCTGCGTCACGGACATGAGATAAGGTATCTAGGCGATCTTGATAAGTGCGTGTGGTAATAATGTTACCGTAATACTCCGGTGAGGTATCGAGGTTGTGGTTGTAATAATCCAAACCCGCGCTTGCCAGTTGCTTAGCTTGTTCTGGGGTTAACATGCCCAGAGTCATACAGGTTTCCAGCCCCATATCTTTGACGCCTTTGATCATGTCAGTCAGCAGCGGCATGTCGCGTTCTTTCGGATTCTTCCAAGCTGCTCCCATACAAAAACGAGTCGAACCGGCATTTTTGGCCTTTTGCGCGGCATCCAGAACACGCTCCACTTCCATTAATCGCTCTTTTTCAACATCCGTTTGATAACGAGCGCTTTGCGGGCAGTATTTGCAATCTTCTGGACAAGCACCGGTTTTAATCGAAAGCAAGGTACTCACTTGCACATAGTTCTTAGGGTGGTATTGACGATGAACTTGCTGCGCTTCAAACAACAAATCCATAAAAGGCATTTCCATCAACTCACGAACTTGCGCATGAGTCCAGTTATGACGTACTTCCACGTGTATTCCTTGCGTAATAGTTAACTTGCTATTTTTGTTCTGTTGACAGTCTACCGAGTCCCGATAAACTGTCAACATTAGCAAATAAATCAAAGTTTACATCTGGTTTGTTTTTAATCTATTTTTACTTGGATTTTATTATGGATTTGGCCTTCGACCGCCAGCACATCTGGCATCCCTACACTTCGACTCTCACACCTCTGACCTGCTATCCCGTGAACTCCGCAAGTGGTGTGTATATCAAACTGGAAGACGGAACCACGCTCATCGATGGCATGTCTTCATGGTGGTCGACCATTCATGGCTACAATCACCCTCACTTGAATCGAGCGGCACATCATCAAATTGATCAAGTATCCCATGTGATGTTTGGTGGTATCACTCATCAGCCAGCGATCAATTTGTGTAAAAAGTTACTGTCCTTGGCGCCAAATAACCTAGAGCATGTCTTTCTCGCTGATTCAGGCTCAGTGGCCGTGGAGGTTAGCTTAAAAATGGCCTTGCAATACTGGCACGCAAGAGGTGAGCGCAGGCCGAAATTTTTGACATTACAGCATGGCTACCATGGCGATACCTTTGCAGCAATGTCGGTCACCGATCCTGACAACTCGATGCATTCACTCTACAAAGGCTTCTTACCAGAGCACATATTTGCGAAATCACCGACTGGTGGCTTTTGGGATGAGTGGAAGCCAGAAGATCTCACTGACTTTGCGCAGAAGATTGAACAGCACCATCAAGAATTAGCCGCAGTAATCCTTGAACCCATCGTGCAAGGCGCGGGAGGAATGCGTATCTATCATCCAGAGTTTCTGAAAGGCGTTCGAGCACTTTGTGATAAGTATGGTCTACTGCTAATAGCAGATGAAATCGCGACTGGTTTTGGCCGTACTGGCAAGCTGTTTGCCTGCGAGCATGCCGATATCCAACCGGACATTCTGTGTGTCGGTAAAGCACTGACTGGGGGCTACATGACCCTTTCCGCGACCTTAACCAGCAAACACGTCGCCGATACGGTTTGTGGCGGTGAAGCAGGTTGTTTCATGCACGGTCCAACCTTTATGGGCAATCCACTCGCCTGCGCCGTCGCAACCGCCAGTTTAGAGTTGATAGAGCAAGGCCAATGGCAACAGCAAACCAAGCAAATCGAATCGCTGTTTTCTGAGTTACTGCCAAAACTTGAAGAATACGACTTGGTGAAAAACACCCGTTGGTTAGGTGCGATTGGTGTAGTGGAAACACATCGCCCAGTGAATATGGAAACCGTCCAAGCCCTGTTTGTTGAACAAGGTGTTTGGATTCGCCCCTTTGGCAAACTGATTTATATGATGCCGCCATTTATCAGCGAGCCGGCTCATATAGAACAATTGGTGAACGCCATTGAAACCGCACTTCAGCGTGCCGAGTGTTTTGTTTAGCCACGAGATAATAAAAAACCCAGCACAGTGGCTGGGTTTTGAGATTTTTTATGGTTAATCAATTAACCGATGTGCGTTGCGCCGCCCATGTACTTCTGAAGTACGGTCGGAATGGCAATGCGGCCATCTGCTTCTTGGTTGTTTTCTAGGATAGCAACCATGGTACGACCTACCGCTAAACCAGAACCGTTTAGTGTGTGTACAAGTTCAGGTTTCTTCTCGCCTTTACGACGGAAACGCGCTTGCATACGACGCGCTTGGAAATCCCACATGTTTGAACAAGATGAGATTTCGCGGTAAGTGTTCTGAGCCGGAACCCATACTTCCAAATCGTAAGTTTTGTGCGAGCCAAAGCCCATGTCACCGGTGCACAATAGCACCTTACGGTAAGGCAACTCTAGAAGCTGAAGCACTTTCTCAGCATGGCCAGTCAGCTCTTCTAGTGCATTCATCGAATCTTCTGGTTTGGTGATTTGTACCAGTTCTACTTTATCAAACTGGTGCATACGAATCAGACCACGAGTGTCACGACCGTACGACCCTGCTTCTGAACGGAAACACGGCGTGTGAGCAGTCATCTTAAGCGGTAGATCAGCTTCATCAGAAATCGTGTCGCGAACAAGGTTCGTTACTGGTACTTCTGCTGTAGGGATAAGAGACAGTTTACGTGGCTCTTCATCACTTGCCTTTTCTGTCAGCGGCTCTGTGTGGAAAAGATCTTTACCAAACTTTGGTAGTTGGCCCGTACCAAACAAGCTGTCTGCGTTCACTAGGTAAGGCACATACATTTCCGTATAGCCATGCTCTTCAGTGTGAAGATCAAGCATAAACTGAGCGATGGCACGGTGTAGGCGAGCAAATTGACCTTTCATCACGATGAAACGCGCACCAGTGATCTTAACTGCGCTTGCGAAATCTAGACCGTCACCCATTTCACCTAGGTCAACGTGATCTTTTAATTCGAAGTCGTAAGACTTTGGCTCACCCCAACGCGAAATCTCAAGATTATCGTTCTCGTCTTTGCCATTTGGCACTTCATCCGCAGGAATGTTTGGAACAGAAAGGATGATGTCATCTAACTGTGCCATCACTGCATCAAGTTCGATTTTTTTCGCATCTAAATCAGAGCCTAATGACCCGATTTGTTGCTTGATCTTTTCTGCGCCTTCTTTGTCACCAGCCGACATCAGTTGACCGATTTGCTTGGAGATGGAGTTACGCGTGGATTGTAAATTTTCAACTTCTACTTGAATGGACTTACGTTGTTCTTCAAGTTTACCGATTGTCTCTACGTCTAGCTTAAAGCCACGACGTGCCAGTTTAGCAGCTGTTTCATCCAGCTCTGTACGAAGTAATTTAGAATCCAGCATTGTTAATCCTATGCTTTTTGTTGTGAAGGTACGCACCCAATCCTGTCGAGCACGTTGAAAAAATTAACCGAACAAATGTATCCAAAAATGCCTACTTTTCATAGCGCTTTTGTGGGCTATTTGCGTCTAAATTAGCCAAGTAATCTAACTTTTCAGCGATTTTGCTCTCTAAGCCTCGATTTGTTGGCTGATAGTACTTGCGATCATCAATTTCAGCAGGCAAATATTGTTCGCCCGCGGCGTAGGCCCCTGGTTCATCATGAGCGTATCGATAACCTTCCCCATAACCAAGATCTTTCATCAATCCGGTCGGTGCATTACGCAAATGGAAAGGCACTTCAAATTCAGGAAGATTATGTGCATCCGACAGCGCTTGCTTCCAAGCGGTGTAGACCGCATTACTTTTCGGCGCGCACGCAAGGTAAACGATCGCCTGTGCAATTGCGCGTTCGCCTTCTGCGGGCCCAACACGGGTAAAGCAATCCCACGCGGAAAGAGCCACTTGCATTGCCCTCGGATCCGCATTGCCCACATCTTCAGAGGCAATGGCCAGCAAACGTCGCGCGATATAGAGTGGATCACAACCGGCAGCGATCATTCTCGCCGACCAATAAAGCGCAGCGTCCGGGTTTGAGCCGCGAATGGATTTGTGCACAGCAGAGATTAAGTCGTACCAAATGTCGCCTTTATTATCAAAACGAGAGACCTTCTCCCCCGCCACTTCCGCCAATAGCTTTAGCGTGATCTCTTTTTCACCCTGAGCATTGTCTTCTGCCATGTCATACAGCAGCTCAAGATAGTTAAGAGACATTCGCGCATCACCATTGACGAGCTCAGCCAGACGATCCAAGACATTATCAGCAAAGTGTGCTGGTGTATTACCCAGACCACGTTGTTTGTCGTTGATCGCTTGGTTTAATGCCAGTGAGATTTCTTCTTTGTTGAGTGACGTAAGCTTATACACACGAGCACGTGACAATAATGCGTTGTTCAGTTCAAACGATGGATTTTCTGTGGTCGCGCCGATAAAAGTCACTGTTCCATCTTCAATGTGAGGTAAGAAGGCATCTTGCTGTGATTTATTAAAGCGATGTACCTCATCCACAAACAAGATGGTGCGACGACCCGCCATTTTGTTCTCGCGTGCTTTTTCAATTGCGGCACGAATTTCTTTCACGCCGGACGTGACCGCAGAGACGCGTTCAACTTCCGCGTTGGCGTAGTTTGCGGCTACTTCCGCTAATGTTGTCTTGCCTGTACCTGGAGGCCCCCACAAAATCATTGAATGAATGTGGCCGGCCTCTAGCGCGCGACGTAATGGCTTACCAGGGCCTAAAATATGCTGCTGACCGATGTACTGTTCGATCGTTTCCGGTCTCATACGAGCAGCAAGGGGACGAAAATCTTCGTCCCCTGAAAAATCTAAGGTGTAATTTGACACTGGCAATTAGTTCCTTTGGTCATCCACTTCAACCCCTTCAGGGATGTTAAAGGTGAAGCGGGCAGCTGCAGGCTTTCCTAGTTTCATATCCGTAAACTTGAAGATGCCTTTTTGTCCATCTTGTTCAATGACATTAAAACCATGCACAATCCCTTTTGCATCAATATCAATTTGGAACTGCCCCTGGGTAGAGTCTGCCGCTTTCGGCACGAGAGTGAACACATTACCATCTTGCGTGATTTGATAGTTTTCCCAATCACTGGACTGATTACGAGTGAGTAAAACAAACGGTGTTTGTTGTACAGCTTGTTCTTGCCAGTAAATGCTTACCTGTTCAATAAATGGGCTGTAATACCATAAGGTTTTTCCATCCGAAACCAACAGGTTTTCATCCGGTAAAGAGGTACTCCAGCGAAACAGGCTTGGTCTGGCAATATCAACGCTGCCTTCCCCTTCCATCACGACTTCACCCTCTGGGCTTGTCACCGTTTGGTTGAAGTTTGCGCTAAAGCCATCATTCATGCCTAATCTCTGATTAAGCTCTTGCTGTGGATTTGCCAATGCTGACGCGCTAAGGAAAAATACAACTAACCATTTTTTCATTTTTATACCTATTTACGGCTAAGGTTTAAAAGGAGTTGCACGTTTTGACTCCTCCTTCTAAACGAAAGTTCATTATTCTCTTGGTGGTGCAGGAGCCAGCACTTCTCGGTTGCCATTATGGCCCGGTGCACTGACGATCCCTTGAGCTTCCAACTGCTCTACAATACGCGCCGCACGGTTATAGCCAATTTTGAAACGGCGCTGAACACCAGAAACCGAACCACGACGTGACTGAACAACATGTTCAACCACTTGATCGAAAAGGGGATCAAGGTCTTCATCGCTCTCCATTTGTTCGCCAGGTAGCAAACTTTCTGGCCCCTGTTCACCGCTGATGATCTCGTCAATGTAGTTTGGTTTACCACGCGCTTTCCAGTTGTTTACAACCGCATGCACGTCATCATCAGAGGCAAAGGCACCATGCACCCGGATGGTGTGACTCGAACCCGGAGGCAGGTAAAGCATGTCACCCATACCCAATAGCGATTCAGCACCGCCTTGATCGAGGATGGTACGAGAGTCGGTTTTGGTGGAAACGGTAAACGCCACTCGTGTTGGAATGTTCGCTTTGATCAGACCTGTAATGACATCTACCGATGGACGCTGTGTTGCTAGGATCAAGTGGATACCCGCCGCACGCGCTTTTTGCGCCAAGCGTGCGATCAACTCTTCCACTTTTTTGCCGACCACCATCATGAGATCCGCAAATTCATCCACAACAACGACGATATACGGCAGTTTTTCTAATAATGGTGGCTCCGTATCCATGCTATCCCCTTCTTGCCAGAAAGGATCGTGAATAGGATGGCCCGCGTCTGCCGCCATTTTCAGTTTCTCATTAAAACCTTTAATGTTACGCACGCCCATCACAGACATCAGTTTGTAACGACGCTCCATCTCACCAACACACCAACGTAATGCATTAGAAGCATCTTTCATGTCAGTGACAACTTCCGCTAATAGGTGTGGAATGCCTTCGTACACCGAAAGCTCCAGCATTTTCGGGTCGATCATAATAAAACGCACATCTTCTGGGCTTGCTTTATAGAGCATGCTAAGAATCATGACGTTTACCCCAACAGATTTACCAGAACCCGTGGTACCCGCCACCAGCACATGCGGCATTTTCGCCAAGTCTGCGACCAATGCTTCACCAGCAATATCTTGCCCTAGAACCACCGTGGTCGGTGACGTTGCATTCTGGAACTGAGGACTATCAATCACATCAGACAGGTAAACCGTTTGACGGCTCATGTTTGGCAGCTCGAGTCCCACGTAGGGTTTACCAGGGATCACTTCAACAACTCGTACAGCCATTGCCGACAATGAACGTGCTAAGTCCATGGATAAGCTCGAGATGCGGCTAACCTTCACGCCCGGCGCTAAATCAAGTTCAAAACGGGTAATTACAGGTCCTGGGAAGATCCCAACCACTTCCGCGGTGATCTTGTAGTCGGCCAGTTTAGATTCGACCAATCTTGCTACTTGTTCTAGCGCTTCTTTATCGATGAAATTCTCACGTTTTTCAGGGTGATAAAGTAGCTCAAGCGTTGGTAGCGGCTCTTTCGGCACCGGCAGTGAGGTGTCTTGTTTCATCAAAAACGGGTTCTGCGTCGCCGCCATATTTTGCTGTGCTTTAGAGACCATGTTTTGGAAAGCGACCACATCTTGATCTTGGTCTTCGTCCTCTTCCACATAATCTTCCATTTCTGGATTCACATCGCCCACACTGTCAGCAACAGGCAAGTCCACAATTTCTTCTTGAGTAGTATGTTGAGTAGTTTGTTCTACTCCTAGGTGAGAGAACATTGGCTCTGCCGACGACGCCATTGCGGATCTCTGCGCCTCATTGTGATGCAATGGTGCTTCTTCAGCAAAACCGACCATGACAGGCTCATCGATTTCTTCTGAGAT
This window encodes:
- the lolA gene encoding outer membrane lipoprotein chaperone LolA, whose amino-acid sequence is MKKWLVVFFLSASALANPQQELNQRLGMNDGFSANFNQTVTSPEGEVVMEGEGSVDIARPSLFRWSTSLPDENLLVSDGKTLWYYSPFIEQVSIYWQEQAVQQTPFVLLTRNQSSDWENYQITQDGNVFTLVPKAADSTQGQFQIDIDAKGIVHGFNVIEQDGQKGIFKFTDMKLGKPAAARFTFNIPEGVEVDDQRN
- the bioA gene encoding adenosylmethionine--8-amino-7-oxononanoate transaminase codes for the protein MDLAFDRQHIWHPYTSTLTPLTCYPVNSASGVYIKLEDGTTLIDGMSSWWSTIHGYNHPHLNRAAHHQIDQVSHVMFGGITHQPAINLCKKLLSLAPNNLEHVFLADSGSVAVEVSLKMALQYWHARGERRPKFLTLQHGYHGDTFAAMSVTDPDNSMHSLYKGFLPEHIFAKSPTGGFWDEWKPEDLTDFAQKIEQHHQELAAVILEPIVQGAGGMRIYHPEFLKGVRALCDKYGLLLIADEIATGFGRTGKLFACEHADIQPDILCVGKALTGGYMTLSATLTSKHVADTVCGGEAGCFMHGPTFMGNPLACAVATASLELIEQGQWQQQTKQIESLFSELLPKLEEYDLVKNTRWLGAIGVVETHRPVNMETVQALFVEQGVWIRPFGKLIYMMPPFISEPAHIEQLVNAIETALQRAECFV
- a CDS encoding DNA translocase FtsK; its protein translation is MFKENAKKVQTIIKTSEEAQSSRLNGFQRLKECCLILGVLTSAFLSIALLTFSPADPSWSQTSWGGDISNAGGQFGAWVADTLFFTFGLLAYLLPVLLVIVTWVFFRTRDEDEHIDLMLWGTRLLGLAILILTSCGLADINFDDIWYFSSGGVLGDVLNSLALPTLNLLGTTLVLLFAWGAGFTLLTGISWLSIVEWIGSLFLDVCQWALNRLRGEKTEVIAPELQPIALSDDEPKAQPQIEAQQDEIVEEERIPDPLPVEPVVQMRREYPIHMPQTVSYQTVSDELDELEDNSFERAKKLNATIEELEQEALSVNDLPDDTMSTERARYNVADIAQVSAEHSQTTQVEHAQDFSVDVEEFDHVISLSELDKISEEIDEPVMVGFAEEAPLHHNEAQRSAMASSAEPMFSHLGVEQTTQHTTQEEIVDLPVADSVGDVNPEMEDYVEEDEDQDQDVVAFQNMVSKAQQNMAATQNPFLMKQDTSLPVPKEPLPTLELLYHPEKRENFIDKEALEQVARLVESKLADYKITAEVVGIFPGPVITRFELDLAPGVKVSRISSLSMDLARSLSAMAVRVVEVIPGKPYVGLELPNMSRQTVYLSDVIDSPQFQNATSPTTVVLGQDIAGEALVADLAKMPHVLVAGTTGSGKSVGVNVMILSMLYKASPEDVRFIMIDPKMLELSVYEGIPHLLAEVVTDMKDASNALRWCVGEMERRYKLMSVMGVRNIKGFNEKLKMAADAGHPIHDPFWQEGDSMDTEPPLLEKLPYIVVVVDEFADLMMVVGKKVEELIARLAQKARAAGIHLILATQRPSVDVITGLIKANIPTRVAFTVSTKTDSRTILDQGGAESLLGMGDMLYLPPGSSHTIRVHGAFASDDDVHAVVNNWKARGKPNYIDEIISGEQGPESLLPGEQMESDEDLDPLFDQVVEHVVQSRRGSVSGVQRRFKIGYNRAARIVEQLEAQGIVSAPGHNGNREVLAPAPPRE
- a CDS encoding replication-associated recombination protein A; amino-acid sequence: MSNYTLDFSGDEDFRPLAARMRPETIEQYIGQQHILGPGKPLRRALEAGHIHSMILWGPPGTGKTTLAEVAANYANAEVERVSAVTSGVKEIRAAIEKARENKMAGRRTILFVDEVHRFNKSQQDAFLPHIEDGTVTFIGATTENPSFELNNALLSRARVYKLTSLNKEEISLALNQAINDKQRGLGNTPAHFADNVLDRLAELVNGDARMSLNYLELLYDMAEDNAQGEKEITLKLLAEVAGEKVSRFDNKGDIWYDLISAVHKSIRGSNPDAALYWSARMIAAGCDPLYIARRLLAIASEDVGNADPRAMQVALSAWDCFTRVGPAEGERAIAQAIVYLACAPKSNAVYTAWKQALSDAHNLPEFEVPFHLRNAPTGLMKDLGYGEGYRYAHDEPGAYAAGEQYLPAEIDDRKYYQPTNRGLESKIAEKLDYLANLDANSPQKRYEK
- the serS gene encoding serine--tRNA ligase, with product MLDSKLLRTELDETAAKLARRGFKLDVETIGKLEEQRKSIQVEVENLQSTRNSISKQIGQLMSAGDKEGAEKIKQQIGSLGSDLDAKKIELDAVMAQLDDIILSVPNIPADEVPNGKDENDNLEISRWGEPKSYDFELKDHVDLGEMGDGLDFASAVKITGARFIVMKGQFARLHRAIAQFMLDLHTEEHGYTEMYVPYLVNADSLFGTGQLPKFGKDLFHTEPLTEKASDEEPRKLSLIPTAEVPVTNLVRDTISDEADLPLKMTAHTPCFRSEAGSYGRDTRGLIRMHQFDKVELVQITKPEDSMNALEELTGHAEKVLQLLELPYRKVLLCTGDMGFGSHKTYDLEVWVPAQNTYREISSCSNMWDFQARRMQARFRRKGEKKPELVHTLNGSGLAVGRTMVAILENNQEADGRIAIPTVLQKYMGGATHIG
- the bioB gene encoding biotin synthase BioB; amino-acid sequence: MEVRHNWTHAQVRELMEMPFMDLLFEAQQVHRQYHPKNYVQVSTLLSIKTGACPEDCKYCPQSARYQTDVEKERLMEVERVLDAAQKAKNAGSTRFCMGAAWKNPKERDMPLLTDMIKGVKDMGLETCMTLGMLTPEQAKQLASAGLDYYNHNLDTSPEYYGNIITTRTYQDRLDTLSHVRDAGMKICSGGIIGMGESANDRAGLLVELANLPTHPESVPINMLVKVKGTPLETAEEVDPFDFIRLIAVARIMMPTSAVRLSAGRENMNEQMQTLCFMAGANSIFYGCKLLTTPNPSEDKDMQLFNKLGINSQQVSQKPDEITENELLDRVVESVAARPTKDDLFYDASL